GGATTACGAATCGCTTTGGTGGCACAGCTCTGATTCCTGCTTCAGATCGAGGTCATGTCGATATTGTGGAGATCCTTCTGAAAGACACGGATGTGGATGTGAACCATATCAACAATCTGGGCTGGACAGCTTTGCTGGAAGCGGTCATTCTGGGGGATGGCGGCACTCGCCATCAGCAGATCGTAGCATTGCTTTTGCAATATGGTGCCGATCCTTCTATTGCGGACCGGGACGGCGTTACAGCACTTGCGCATGCCCGGAGGCATCATTATATAGAAATGGAGCGAATGTTAACTCAATCATGAACAGACATCAAGAGCAATCTTTGCAAAATAATATCAAGGGTGCGTCATCGCTTGCATTGGCAGGCATTCAGTGGTTCTTCTTCCTGTTTACCAACACTGTGGTAGTGCCGTTATCCATCGGACATAATTTTCAGCTTTCACCGGAGGCCATTGCTGCGTCGATGCAGCATGCCTTTTTGCTTACTGGGGCTGTGTGTATATTACAGGCGTTCTTTGGACATCGTTATGCCGTGATGGATGGTCCCTCAGGATTATGGTGGGGACTGACACTAAGCTTAACGGCCTCGGCTTCATCAGCAGGCATGAGTTTGGAACGTATCGGGGGAGGATTGGCTGCAGGTTTTCTGTTAGCGGGTCTGACAATGATGATCCTTGGCGGACTTGGAGCTGCGCATGTGCTTCAGAAGCTGTTCACACCAATGGTCAAGAGTGCGATGTTATTCCTGATGACGATTCAATTGACCATGAATTTCTTCAAAGGCATGATTGGATACACCGAGTTTGGCACATTCAACCTGCCTGTAGCGGCGTTGTCCGTTGCTATAGCGTTTCTTGTGGCCTTAATCCAGCTTAAGGGAAAAGGCAAGCTCGGCAACTACTCCATCCTGATTGGCATCGTGACGGGGTGGATTGCCTATAGTTTTGTGTTTCCTGGACAACATGCAGGAGCATCCGGTCAACAGGATTTAAACCTGTTTTCCTGGTTTCCGTGGGGGACGCCGAAGTGGGAGCCGGGTATTGTTATCACAGCTTTTTTTGTCGGGCTGGTGAATATGACGAACTCCATCACCACGTTAAGCTCCGTCGAAAAAATATATGAAGTACAAACGACCAGCCAACAATATAAACGATCGTACATGCTCACAGGATTGTTCACCATGTTATCTGCATGTGTAGGTGTGCTGCCGTTCGGATTATTTGCTTCTTCAATCGGATTCCTGGAGAGCACCCGTATTCTGAAACGGGCTGCGTTTGTTGTTGGAGCAGGCATGTTATGTATGTTGGGACTTACACCTTCCGTGACAGCCTTTTTCGCACAAATCCCTCCAAGTGTAGGGAGTGCCGTGCTATTTGTAGCCTATTTGCAAATGTTTGGTACAGCTCTAAGAACACTCGAAGGCACCACCTTTAATTCCAAAACAATCTATCGTGTGGCACTTCCGGTTCTTACAGGTGTTGCTGTAATGAACATCCCTGCTGAAGCGTTTCATGCTCTGCCCATGTATCTCATTCCGATCATTAGCAATGGACTCGTCATTGGAGTTGTGGTGTCACTTTTGCTCGAAATCACAGTGGATTGGTCCAAAATGGACAATACAACTAATACAACTACTGCTACCAAAGCAGCCTGAATATCTAAAATATTGGAACAGTCCGGTACATCGGGCTGTTTTTTTGTTGGGTTGGTAGCTCTCCCGGTTACTTCACCATAATTTTGCCTTGCCCCGCAAGCATTCTCATTTCTCTGGATAAACGCTCATGATTGCCTTGCTGGATCTCCAGCTGTACCCCGTAGTGCCATTGGTTATTCTCTTCTTTGCCCCAACGCAGCGTTCCTTCCAAATACAAGGGGTCTTCAAAAAGCAGCAAGTTCATGCCGATTCGGATGTTATTGGACTCCACATGCAGATTTAACGGGAAAGAAAGCTGACAGCCGGATCGGCTGATATCGCATAATTCCGCTTGAATGGGTTTGGGTGGTGCAGAGGCGCCGTTAATGCTGAGTATAAAAATTTCAAACGTTATTGGTTCTTTTAAAGTATAGCGAAAAGGTTCTCTTCTAAGGTTGATAGCCATGGTTTCCTCCACAAAATCAAAAAAAGTCAGTTATGATTATATCGTCATTTTTGCTAAAAAAATGAAGAGATTAAGCTGTTTTCTAACACCTTCAGTTTTCACATATATAACATGAACCTAGTTAGCTCTTGAATGCCTTTAACCAGTGTGCCGGGCTTGATATAATGGTTGGATATGGTTCTGATTTTTCACCTGGATCAGAATGGGAAGGAGCGGATTAGGTTGCGTCAATTTTCTTCGGAATTTCAGGAAAAAATTAATCGATTGGGAACCGGAAATGTTCAACAAACAGTTGAACAACTGCGTGAAGTGGGCATGTCCAGGGTCTATGCAGCAATTCCGGCCATAATACGGATGATGGATAATCGTCATTCAGCCATTATTCAAGCAGCGGAGCAGGCGGTCGCCACTTTGCTTGCAGTGTGTCCTCTTACGGAACTGGTTTGGTTGAATGAACATGTAAGGGAATGGCGTCCTTCTCCACTGGAATGGAAGAAGTCTGTCGAACGAGAAATGCGTACCATGGATCTAGCGAGTGCTACCCGACTTTCTGTGTTGACGATGCATTGGAGTGGATACATTAGAGAGGCAGCGGTTCGAAAAATGATCGAGAACGATCAACCGTATACCTTTCCTTATTTGCTGCTTCGTTTAAATGATTGGGTGCCCGAAATCCGTGATTTGGCCAAATTGGCACTCGAGCGCAAGCGCAAGCCCGAATATGCTAAGCTATGGATGGAAAATATCATATTGGTGGAACGACTTCGAATCTGTGGCCGGGATTTGTTCGAGGAGTGGATTGAATCTATTCATAACTTGCTGCGTCAAAAGGAATGCAGGTATGTCATTCATTCGGCAAGGGTATCACCGGATGCCTATATTCGTCGCCTGGCGTTTCGCATCTCGATTGAAGAAAATGGAACAGATAACGGCATGATTATAGAGCAGGCACTGCGTGACGACGATCCATCCATCCGTAGGTGGGCGGCGTGGCAGGTGGATGGTATATTGTCAGGACAGAATCTGAAAGAAGCGCTTCTTCGCATGCAACAGGACAGTATACCTTCAATCCGCCGGGAAAGTCTGGCGTCTTTGGCTACCATGTTTCCTGAGGATGCGAAAGAGATTATAGCT
Above is a window of Paenibacillus sp. E222 DNA encoding:
- a CDS encoding HEAT repeat domain-containing protein; this translates as MRQFSSEFQEKINRLGTGNVQQTVEQLREVGMSRVYAAIPAIIRMMDNRHSAIIQAAEQAVATLLAVCPLTELVWLNEHVREWRPSPLEWKKSVEREMRTMDLASATRLSVLTMHWSGYIREAAVRKMIENDQPYTFPYLLLRLNDWVPEIRDLAKLALERKRKPEYAKLWMENIILVERLRICGRDLFEEWIESIHNLLRQKECRYVIHSARVSPDAYIRRLAFRISIEENGTDNGMIIEQALRDDDPSIRRWAAWQVDGILSGQNLKEALLRMQQDSIPSIRRESLASLATMFPEDAKEIIADRLLDPDLSVRDTARRHGKQWMKGSYAAWYLDMIWSEERGHLAAAIAGLGETGEKADAEVVFDYAQHSVVAVRKAVIRGLTRLNPSSYGPYFINMLQDPQPGISREACRALRRHPHLIPPDEVAELLGDKAAKPHVIRNVLRIISVMDRWTQLGLLLRLLPTAQPEWVKHTLLRQLHNWVEFPNRSYGIRLTIVQLERLHQYLEWCRPELDNDLIRRLEWLIQ
- a CDS encoding uracil/xanthine transporter; amino-acid sequence: MNRHQEQSLQNNIKGASSLALAGIQWFFFLFTNTVVVPLSIGHNFQLSPEAIAASMQHAFLLTGAVCILQAFFGHRYAVMDGPSGLWWGLTLSLTASASSAGMSLERIGGGLAAGFLLAGLTMMILGGLGAAHVLQKLFTPMVKSAMLFLMTIQLTMNFFKGMIGYTEFGTFNLPVAALSVAIAFLVALIQLKGKGKLGNYSILIGIVTGWIAYSFVFPGQHAGASGQQDLNLFSWFPWGTPKWEPGIVITAFFVGLVNMTNSITTLSSVEKIYEVQTTSQQYKRSYMLTGLFTMLSACVGVLPFGLFASSIGFLESTRILKRAAFVVGAGMLCMLGLTPSVTAFFAQIPPSVGSAVLFVAYLQMFGTALRTLEGTTFNSKTIYRVALPVLTGVAVMNIPAEAFHALPMYLIPIISNGLVIGVVVSLLLEITVDWSKMDNTTNTTTATKAA
- a CDS encoding PilZ domain-containing protein encodes the protein MAINLRREPFRYTLKEPITFEIFILSINGASAPPKPIQAELCDISRSGCQLSFPLNLHVESNNIRIGMNLLLFEDPLYLEGTLRWGKEENNQWHYGVQLEIQQGNHERLSREMRMLAGQGKIMVK
- a CDS encoding ankyrin repeat domain-containing protein codes for the protein MLKTIHAAAEAGHTDDVLRFIAQGTRVNDRDARGRTPLMAAVYGNKPETASTLIEAGADVNIQDQRLDNMLLYASAEGLREMVELAIKAGADTRITNRFGGTALIPASDRGHVDIVEILLKDTDVDVNHINNLGWTALLEAVILGDGGTRHQQIVALLLQYGADPSIADRDGVTALAHARRHHYIEMERMLTQS